The following proteins are encoded in a genomic region of Candidatus Aminicenantes bacterium:
- the dinD gene encoding DNA damage-inducible protein D — MDKNTIMRLTNSFNAIVQQIPETDVEFWYARDIQETLGYTEWRNFLKVVEKAKEAAENSGALVQNHFVDVNKMVKIGSGAERSVEDIVLTRYACYLIAQNGDPRKEVIAFAQTYFAIQTRKQELIEERIRLQERLQARKKLTESETELSRNIYERGVDDRGFGRIRSRGDAALFGGNTTAQMKDKLGMPKNRPLADFLPTVTIAAKNLAAEITNFNVKQHDLQGEPVISSEHVQNNTSVRNMLGERGIKPEELPSEEDIKKLERRVKSTEKELVKGSELPHKNDEA; from the coding sequence TCATGCGGCTGACAAACTCTTTTAATGCCATCGTTCAACAGATTCCAGAGACAGATGTTGAGTTCTGGTATGCAAGAGATATTCAGGAGACATTGGGCTATACGGAATGGCGAAACTTCCTGAAGGTTGTTGAAAAAGCAAAGGAAGCAGCTGAAAACTCAGGTGCATTAGTTCAAAACCATTTTGTTGACGTCAACAAAATGGTCAAAATCGGCTCAGGGGCAGAGCGCTCTGTTGAAGATATCGTGCTCACCCGTTACGCCTGTTATCTTATTGCCCAGAACGGCGACCCCCGCAAAGAGGTCATTGCCTTCGCTCAGACTTATTTTGCCATTCAAACCCGAAAACAGGAACTTATTGAAGAGCGTATCCGCCTTCAAGAGCGTCTTCAGGCGAGAAAGAAACTGACAGAATCAGAAACAGAACTTTCCAGAAACATTTATGAACGAGGTGTTGACGACAGAGGATTTGGGCGGATTCGATCCAGGGGGGATGCCGCTTTGTTTGGAGGAAACACCACTGCACAAATGAAAGATAAATTGGGAATGCCTAAAAATAGACCTTTGGCAGATTTCCTACCCACTGTGACCATTGCAGCCAAAAACCTTGCGGCCGAGATTACCAATTTCAATGTCAAACAACACGATTTACAGGGAGAGCCTGTAATTTCATCTGAGCACGTCCAGAATAATACAAGTGTACGCAATATGCTTGGGGAAAGAGGGATCAAACCCGAAGAACTCCCCTCGGAAGAGGATATCAAAAAGCTGGAGCGACGGGTGAAATCGACCGAGAAAGAGCTGGTTAAGGGAAGCGAACTTCCACATAAGAATGATGAGGCCTGA